A genomic region of Bactrocera dorsalis isolate Fly_Bdor chromosome 3, ASM2337382v1, whole genome shotgun sequence contains the following coding sequences:
- the LOC105229663 gene encoding CDK-activating kinase assembly factor MAT1, producing MEDQACPRCKTTKYRNPSLKLMVNVCGHTLCESCVDLLFLKGSGSCPECMVPLRRNNFRVQLFEDPMVEKEVDIRKRVLRDYNKKEDDFATLQEYNDYLEEIETIIYNLCNNIDIIGTNKRIEAYRRENREVIQRNKTRMGREEYELEEMLELERAQEEARKQELAELETEQKKKKAREKEALIDELMCSGKDAAEIVNEFAEKVEKLREEEKKLPPPKPATQFSTGIKFGRTADQMFLPLPKAEEGPLYVHKVPTLYTEGPAAPATAEIESKGFIAHIRPENSAERAGGYKANLACQRALQEALMGLYFGAPTVN from the coding sequence ATGGAGGACCAGGCATGTCCGCgctgcaaaacaacaaaataccgCAATCCCTCACTGAAATTGATGGTCAACGTTTGCGGCCATACACTTTGTGAATCCTGTGTAGATTTGCTGTTCCTCAAGGGTTCGGGTTCCTGTCCGGAATGTATGGTGCCATTGCGGCGCAACAATTTCCGTGTGCAACTCTTCGAAGATCCTATGGTGGAGAAGGAGGTAGATATACGAAAACGTGTACTACGCGATTACAACAAAAAGGAGGATGATTTCGCTACGCTACAAGAATACAATGATTACTTAGAAGAAATCGAGACTATTATCTACAATCTTTGCAACAACATTGATATAATCGGCACCAATAAACGCATCGAAGCTTATAGGCGTGAGAATCGTGAAGTtatacaaagaaataaaacgCGTATGGGCCGAGAGGAGTACGAGCTGGAGGAAATGCTTGAATTGGAGCGTGCGCAAGAAGAAGCACGCAAGCAGGAGTTGGCTGAACTCGAAACTgagcagaaaaagaaaaaagcgcGAGAGAAGGAAGCGCTCATCGATGAACTAATGTGCAGTGGCAAAGATGCCGCCGAGATTGTAAATGAATTCGCCGAAAAGGTTGAAAAACTACGCGAGGAAGAGAAGAAACTGCCACCACCCAAACCAGCAACACAATTCTCGACAGGAATAAAATTTGGacgcacagcggatcaaatgtTCCTGCCGTTACCAAAGGCGGAAGAGGGACCACTCTATGTGCATAAAGTGCCTACGCTTTATACGGAAGGCCCAGCTGCGCCAGCTACCGCCGAAATCGAAAGCAAAGGATTCATTGCGCACATACGGCCCGAGAATAGTGCTGAACGTGCCGGTGGTTATAAAGCGAACTTGGCTTGTCAACGTGCTTTGCAAGAGGCATTGATGGGTCTCTACTTTGGTGCACCGACAGTTAATTGA